A window from Triticum aestivum cultivar Chinese Spring chromosome 6D, IWGSC CS RefSeq v2.1, whole genome shotgun sequence encodes these proteins:
- the LOC123143186 gene encoding uncharacterized protein: protein MANNLEHTSATMREFTLELLKQITDNFSEEHIIGRGGYGVVYKGVLDDGEEIALKKLHHIPGLDDAQFRNEFNHLMRVQHPNITRLVGYCYNLGHQRIKCDDEYIFAHVEERVLCFEYLQGGSLDRHISDESCGLDWHTRFKIIKGVCEGLNYLHNGCKDPIYHLDLKPANILLDKNMIPKIGDFGLSRLFPLAQTYVTIKIVGTLGYMPPEYIERYQITSKFDVFSLGVIIIRIIAGDEGYSKCADMSSPDFREHVRENWEKRMEATMSWHTSEQIEMCIEIGLRCVELDRERRPTIAEIVDELNKVDSAESSLAGQVTKKKNLYSERRGRIVFSTAYRPPVPFDIFACPFSPSCTNEELHLTDGVSYNYNGCSIPPAALKTLLKNPKLAEEDGTTDADVDAGHVSGLIFVSERNDGLEILHIALHFNVDSRVKVFALADIFGAANFIGPRLEDSGCIGGGYNVGSRMVGHSLIYTSTKEPVQQCRSPWTVVYKTNLSTGKTERLTPQGVFDLSPAVSPSGKMVAVASFQSKSWNGEIENLKTDIYVMNVDGEDGLGRKLLIKNGGWPSWGSDNIIFFHRGTEKTLPFNMVETAWGVFRYKISTEETMEVTPKELDAVTPAAISETKVAVATIRQKSRFDNVRVEVQYRHIEIFDTNNAPGMQPVQITQKTRPKTDHYNPFVRDNGGRIGYHRCRSDLLQHGDHIPSNLHKIVSPVKDVGLYRVSGLSPTISKDGSKLAFVDGEFKAVWVADHRGLRIVYDYRGPHRVFSPVWNQNPDKDILYVCIGTSFNADKTLEIYAINNASGDVVQRQRLTYGGYNNAFPSSSPDGSKFVFRSTRDGGVKKYKNLHIMLEAENGQSGIGWETRLTKGPWTDTHCQWSPTGDWIVFSSTRGKPRDADELDNGLDPGYFSVYLVKPSDPMVVIRVMDSMGDLGGHINHPVFSPDGRSIAVTADLAAVSVDPISLPMFMHAVRPYGDIFMIDLDTDNLKNINNFIKGFRRITHSRYECGTPAWTTTLMATATDLDAQAQWNMLPNTTYTPACPYVHLYGGESWHMTGHLFIPKRSC from the exons ATGGCGAACAATTTGGAACATACAAGCGCGACAATGCGGGAGTTTACACTCGAGTTATTGAAACAAATTACGGACAATTTTTCTGAGGAACATATTATTGGTCGTGGTGGGTATGGAGTAGTTTACAAG GGAGTATTGGACGATGGAGAAGAGATTGCTCTCAAAAAGCTTCATCACATTCCAGGTCTTGACGACGCGCAATTCAGGAATGAGTTCAATCACCTAATGAGGGTCCAACATCCAAACATTACCCGGCTAGTTGGCTACTGCTATAATCTAGGACATCAACGCATTAAGTGTGATGATGAATATATTTTTGCCCATGTGGAAGAAAGAGTTCTCTGCTTCGAATACTTGCAGGGTGGAAGCCTTGACAGGCATATTTCGG ATGAATCATGTGGACTCGATTGGCACACACGTTTCAAAATTATCAAGGGAGTCTGTGAGGGATTAAATTACCTTCATAATGGATGCAAAGATCCTATTTACCACCTTGATTTGAAACCTGCGAATATACTGCTGGACAAGAACATGATCCCAAAAATTGGAGATTTTGGTTTGTCAAGACTCTTCCCTTTGGCACAAACTTATGTCACCATTAAAATTGTAGGAACACT TGGATACATGCCACCGGAATACATCGAGAGATACCAAATCACATCGAAGTTCGACGTATTCAGTTTGGGTGTTATAATCATACGAATAATAGCAGGAGATGAGGGGTACTCCAAATGTGCAGATATGTCTTCGCCAGACTTTCGTGAGCAT GTACGTGAAAACTGGGAAAAACGAATGGAGGCAACAATGTCATGGCATACATCAGAGCAAATTGAGATGTGCATCGAGATAGGATTGAGATGTGTGGAGCTCGACCGGGAGAGAAGGCCTACTATAGCTGAGATTGTCGATGAACTGAACAAGGTTGATAGTGCAGAAAGTTCACTTGCAGGCCAG GTCACCAAGAAGAAAAACTTGTACTCAG AGCGTCGAGGCAGAATCGTTTTCTCAACCGCCTACAGGCCCCCAGTGCCATTCGACATATTCGCCTGCCCCTTCTCACCTTCGTGCACTAATGAAGAGCTCCACCTCACTGATGGTGTGTCCTACAACTACAACGGCTGTTCCATCCCTCCCGCCGCATTGAAGACCCTCCTCAAGAACCCCAAGTTGGCAGAAGAGGACGGCACCACTGATGCCGACGTTGATGCGGGTCACGTCTCTGGTCTCATCTTTGTCTCTGAGAGGAATGACGGCCTAGAGATACTCCACATCGCTCTGCACTTTAATGTGGACAGCAGGGTCAAGGTATTCGCGCTGGCCGACATCTTCGGCGCAGCCAACTTCATTGGCCCGCGCCTGGAGGACAGTGGCTGCATCGGCGGCGGATATAATGTGGGGTCTCGCATGGTTGGCCACTCTCTCATATACACCTCCACCAAGGAACCGGTGCAGCAATGTCGCAGTCCCTGGACCGTCGTGTACAAAACCAACCTTTCAACAGGCAAGACCGAGCGCCTCACTCCacaag GTGTCTTCGACTTGAGCCCCGCTGTGTCGCCGTCCGGGAAGATGGTAGCAGTGGCGTCGTTTCAAAGCAAGAGTTGGAATGGTGAGATCGAGAACCTCAAGACCGACATCTATGTTATGAACGTTGATGGTGAGGACGGCCTGGGCCGGAAGCTACTCATCAAGAACGGAGGCTGGCCATCATGGGGCAGCGACAACATCATCTTTTTCCACCGAGGCACCGAGAAGACCCTTCCCTTCAACATGGTTGAAACGGCATGGGGTGTTTTCCGGTACAAGATCAGTACCGAGGAGACCATGGAGGTGACTCCAAAAGAATTGGACGCGGTGACTCCAGCGGCCATCAGCGAGACCAAGGTAGCGGTGGCGACCATCCGCCAGAAGTCCAGATTTGACAACGTCCGCGTTGAGGTGCAATACCGGCACATCGAGATTTTCGACACGAATAATGCGCCGGGGATGCAGCCGGTGCAGATCACTCAGAAGACGAGGCCAAAAACGGACCACTACAACCCCTTCGTGCGGGACAATGGGGGGCGCATTGGATACCACCGGTGCAGGAGCGACCTCCTGCAGCACGGAGACCACATCCCCTCGAACTTGCACAAGATTGTCTCCCCGGTGAAGGATGTCGGTTTGTATCGGGTGTCTGGCTTGTCTCCGACCATTTCCAAGGACGGCTCCAAGCTCGCCTTCGTCGACGGAGAGTTCAAGGCAGTGTGGGTGGCCGACCACCGAGGGCTGCGCATCGTGTACGATTACAGGGGCCCACACAGAGTCTTCTCCCCTGTGTGGAACCAGAACCCCGACAAGGACATCCTCTATGTCTGCATTGGCACCTCCTTCAACGCCGACAAGACGCTGGAGATCTACGCCATTAACAATGCATCTGGTGACGTGGTGCAGCGGCAGAGACTCACCTATGGCGGTTACAACAACGCGTTCCCATCGAGCAGCCCAGACGGCAGCAAATTCGTCTTCCGCTCGACAAGGGATGGCGGTGTGAAGAAGTACAAAAATCTCCACATAATGCTGGAAGCAGAAAACGGGCAATCCGGGATTGGTTGGGAGACGCGGCTGACCAAAGGACCATGGACAGACACCCACTGCCAATGGTCCCCGACAGGCGACTGGATCGTCTTCTCGTCGACGCGCGGCAAGCCCCGGGACGCCGACGAGCTGGACAACGGCCTGGACCCGGGGTACTTCTCCGTGTATCTGGTGAAGCCAAGCGACCCGATGGTGGTGATCAGGGTGATGGACAGCATGGGCGACCTCGGCGGTCACATAAACCATCCGGTGTTCAGCCCAGACGGGAGGAGCATCGCCGTGACGGCAGACCTCGCGGCTGTGTCCGTGGACCCGATCTCGCTGCCCATGTTCATGCACGCGGTGCGGCCCTATGGCGACATCTTCATGATCGACCTCGACACTGACAACTTGAAGAACATAAACAACTTCATCAAGGGGTTCCGCCGGATCACGCACAGCAGGTACGAGTGCGGGACGCCGGCCTGGACGACAACCTTGATGGCGACGGCGACCGACCTAGATGCGCAGGCGCAGTGGAACATGCTACCGAACACAACGTATACACCGGCTTGTCCGTACGTGCACCTTTACGGGGGCGAGAGCTGGCACATGACAGGCCACCTCTTCATCCCCAAGAGGAGTTGCTGA
- the LOC123143185 gene encoding sigma intracellular receptor 2 has protein sequence MGALSWAADAVVVIYSLTVAITAPLVVAQGILPRRLFPAPLVAFKLWYAVKFDDYLTAEPPAFFRGLNWLELVFQWPLNVANVYGILAGRPWAATTSLMAGVSTLTSMAAILGDILGSGRATKKLLLVYVPYVAFAVIAILRGLASGSRSPAGSLASYAWKKII, from the exons ATGGGTGCCCTCTCGTGGGCGGCTGACGCGGTGGTGGTGATCTACTCTCTCACCGTGGCCATCACTGCACCGCTAGTCGTCGCACAGGGCATCCTCCCGCGCCGCCTCTTCCCGGCGCCGCTTGTGGCCTTCAAGCTGTGGTACGCGGTGAAGTTCGACGACTACCTCACCGCCGAGCCACCGGCTTTCTTCCGCGGGCTTAACTGGCTGGAGCTCGTCTTCCAATGGCCGCTCAACGTTGCCAACGTCTACGGCATCCTTGCCGGCCGCCCATGGGCCGCCACCACATCCCTGATGGCCGGCGTCTCTACCCTCACCTCCATG GCTGCGATACTTGGAGACATTCTGGGATCAGGGAGAGCGACCAAGAAATTGCTTCTGGTCTATGTCCCTTACGTTGCTTTCGCCGTCATCGCGATTCTTCGTGGGCTCGCCTCAGGCTCAAGATCTCCAGCGGGTTCTCTTGCATCTTATGCTTGGAAGAAAATCATCTAG